In the genome of Nocardia sp. NBC_00416, one region contains:
- a CDS encoding acetamidase/formamidase family protein — MNEILYAGKDPGTADHYLWCTPETVSWGTLPVPATDPVLIVDSGHTVTFDTVSQEGLMEDQGRDPVAYFGQFGVAARQVLPDAVALAESGLHRQDSPKGPHIVLGPVRVRGAEPGDWLRVDFLELTPRVSYGIISSRHGRGALPDTLPRDADGGVPAVFSKFCALDGSAAVFGFDRGRASIDLRPFMGLCGVTPAGGAELSTIPPGRFGGNIDLREVVAGSSLYLPIQVAGAGFYLGDPHFAQGNGEIALTALEGSLRVTARLSVVKTVPGRHSGWPFAETDDHWILLGMDENLEVAMRDCARHSVDFLAAHTGMTPSEAYLYLSAAGDFSVTQVVDLVKGVHCAIRKRDFAA, encoded by the coding sequence GTGAACGAGATCCTCTACGCCGGAAAAGATCCGGGAACGGCCGACCACTACCTCTGGTGCACCCCGGAGACAGTCAGCTGGGGGACGCTGCCGGTCCCGGCGACGGACCCGGTGCTGATCGTCGACAGCGGCCACACGGTCACCTTCGACACTGTGTCGCAGGAAGGTCTGATGGAGGATCAGGGCCGCGACCCGGTGGCCTACTTCGGACAGTTCGGCGTCGCCGCCCGGCAGGTCCTGCCCGACGCGGTCGCGTTGGCGGAGTCCGGTCTGCACCGCCAGGATTCGCCGAAGGGACCGCATATCGTGCTCGGTCCCGTGCGGGTGCGCGGGGCCGAGCCGGGCGACTGGCTGCGCGTGGACTTCCTGGAGCTGACACCCCGGGTGTCCTACGGGATCATCTCCAGCCGGCACGGACGCGGCGCCCTGCCCGATACGCTGCCCCGCGACGCCGACGGCGGCGTGCCCGCCGTGTTCAGCAAGTTCTGCGCGCTCGACGGATCGGCCGCGGTGTTCGGGTTCGACCGCGGCCGGGCGTCGATCGATCTGCGGCCGTTCATGGGGCTGTGCGGCGTGACGCCCGCCGGTGGCGCGGAGCTGAGCACCATCCCGCCCGGTCGCTTCGGCGGCAATATCGACCTGCGCGAAGTCGTCGCCGGCAGCTCGCTCTATCTGCCGATCCAGGTCGCGGGCGCCGGTTTCTATCTGGGCGACCCCCATTTCGCCCAGGGCAACGGCGAGATCGCGTTGACCGCGCTGGAAGGGTCGTTGCGGGTGACCGCGCGGCTGTCGGTGGTGAAAACGGTGCCCGGCAGACATTCGGGCTGGCCCTTCGCCGAAACCGACGACCATTGGATCCTGCTCGGCATGGACGAGAATCTCGAGGTGGCAATGCGCGACTGCGCCCGGCACAGCGTCGATTTCCTCGCCGCCCACACGGGCATGACGCCGAGCGAGGCGTACCTGTATCTCAGCGCGGCGGGCGATTTCTCCGTGACCCAGGTGGTCGACCTCGTGAAAGGCGTGCACTGCGCGATCCGCAAGCGAGATTTCGCCGCCTGA
- a CDS encoding allophanate hydrolase-related protein, translating into MSDDIVLMFVNGQAMRGGSLNDALAGARYLGAVRTAPRYRFFSFDDVFPGLARVSEGGWAVPGEIYAVSYADLRENLLPREPAELELSVIELADGRGSLSMVCRRIPGPGDPASEITVPGGWREHRSILAEHA; encoded by the coding sequence ATGTCCGACGATATCGTTCTCATGTTCGTCAACGGTCAGGCCATGCGCGGCGGATCGCTCAACGACGCCCTCGCCGGCGCGCGCTATCTGGGCGCCGTACGCACCGCGCCGCGCTACCGGTTCTTCTCCTTCGACGATGTATTCCCCGGGCTCGCCCGGGTATCCGAGGGCGGCTGGGCGGTGCCGGGCGAGATCTACGCGGTGTCCTACGCCGATCTGCGCGAGAACCTGCTGCCGCGCGAACCGGCCGAGCTCGAGCTCTCGGTGATCGAATTGGCGGACGGCCGGGGCTCCCTGAGCATGGTCTGCCGGCGGATACCGGGGCCGGGCGACCCGGCGTCCGAGATCACCGTCCCCGGGGGCTGGCGCGAACACCGCTCGATTCTCGCCGAGCACGCGTGA
- a CDS encoding GntR family transcriptional regulator produces the protein MNVLGGADISDAQMSVRERVYRFLRQRITTGEYAGGIRLTEEQIAAELGVSRTPIREALQRLTSEGLVERVRRGQLVVVEFDAAARAELHELRVAFDRVAAKMLTAKADTVDWPALYALLDPLGAALSEFGVGSPQYSIAHLEFHMAVNRAAFTPITSSFLQRQAFLYPTDDYVQQPGHEPVSQHRALLDELASGDLERATTAARIHALRGPGNTTLA, from the coding sequence GTGAACGTACTCGGCGGCGCCGACATCTCGGACGCGCAGATGAGTGTGCGGGAACGGGTGTACCGCTTTCTGCGCCAGCGGATCACCACCGGCGAGTACGCCGGGGGCATTCGCTTGACCGAGGAACAGATCGCGGCGGAGCTCGGTGTCAGCCGCACTCCTATTCGTGAGGCGCTGCAGCGTCTGACCAGCGAGGGCCTGGTCGAGCGGGTCCGGCGGGGACAGTTGGTGGTCGTCGAGTTCGACGCCGCCGCCCGCGCCGAACTGCACGAACTGCGGGTGGCGTTCGACCGGGTCGCCGCGAAGATGTTGACCGCCAAGGCCGATACTGTCGACTGGCCCGCGTTGTACGCGCTGCTCGATCCGCTCGGCGCCGCCTTGAGTGAGTTCGGTGTCGGCAGTCCCCAATACTCGATAGCCCATCTCGAGTTCCACATGGCCGTCAACCGGGCCGCGTTCACACCCATCACCTCGTCGTTCCTGCAGCGGCAGGCATTTCTCTATCCCACCGACGACTATGTCCAGCAGCCCGGCCACGAACCGGTGTCGCAGCACCGCGCGCTACTGGACGAGCTCGCCAGCGGCGATCTGGAGCGCGCCACCACGGCGGCGCGGATCCACGCCCTGCGCGGCCCCGGAAACACCACCCTGGCCTGA
- the allB gene encoding allantoinase AllB: MSAPSLPDFVVTGATVVSHDGRRRQDIAVRDGRILAVGAGLAGDEIPTVDAAGLLVLPGLVDMHVHLREPGMTEKEDFASGTRAAAAGGVTTIVDMPNTKPPVATAERYRQKLELVRNKAYVDFGLYGMLDHDNADEIAGMAELGAMGFKLFMGQTTGDNRCPNDAAIFRGLEAAAAADLVVGVHAENDHLLRMFGDRLRASGRTDPRAHLEGRPAFVEVEAVTRIITMATEAGTKLHIHHLSTAVGLQRVMDLRAQGHRVTVEALVAHLFLDETAYDTHGNLVKLNPPIRPATDVDALWAGISRGDVDIIATDHAPHTVAEQAETDVWQAYGGFIGVETMLPLLLTAAARGKLTLEDIVRLCSYRPAQRWSIGTKGQIAPGFDADFVLVDPTAETTLDAAALHSKHNVTPYHGWPLTGSVLATYLRGQLVYEKGEIVGEPTGRQVVPVRAPRTVAV, from the coding sequence ATGTCCGCACCTTCCCTTCCCGATTTCGTCGTCACCGGCGCCACGGTGGTCTCCCACGACGGCCGCCGCCGTCAGGACATCGCGGTCCGGGACGGCCGGATCCTCGCCGTCGGCGCGGGTCTGGCAGGCGACGAAATCCCGACCGTCGACGCCGCCGGGCTACTGGTGTTGCCGGGTCTCGTCGATATGCACGTCCACCTGCGCGAACCCGGTATGACCGAAAAAGAGGACTTCGCCAGCGGCACCCGGGCCGCCGCGGCCGGCGGGGTGACGACCATCGTCGATATGCCGAACACCAAACCCCCGGTCGCCACCGCCGAGCGGTATCGGCAGAAGCTCGAACTGGTACGGAACAAGGCCTATGTCGACTTCGGGCTCTACGGCATGCTCGACCACGACAATGCCGACGAGATCGCCGGAATGGCCGAACTCGGCGCCATGGGTTTCAAACTCTTCATGGGGCAGACCACCGGTGACAATCGCTGCCCGAACGACGCGGCGATCTTCCGCGGTCTGGAGGCGGCCGCGGCGGCCGATCTCGTGGTCGGCGTGCACGCCGAGAACGACCATCTGCTGCGCATGTTCGGCGACCGGCTGCGCGCCTCCGGACGCACGGACCCGCGCGCACATCTGGAGGGGCGTCCGGCGTTCGTCGAGGTCGAGGCGGTGACCCGCATCATCACCATGGCCACCGAGGCCGGGACGAAACTGCACATCCACCATCTGTCGACCGCGGTCGGTCTGCAACGCGTCATGGATCTGCGCGCGCAGGGGCACCGGGTCACGGTGGAGGCGCTGGTCGCTCATCTGTTCCTGGACGAGACCGCCTACGACACGCACGGCAATCTCGTGAAACTCAACCCGCCCATCCGGCCCGCCACCGACGTCGACGCGCTCTGGGCCGGGATCTCCCGGGGCGATGTCGACATCATCGCCACCGACCACGCCCCGCACACCGTGGCCGAACAGGCCGAAACCGACGTCTGGCAGGCCTACGGCGGATTCATCGGGGTCGAGACCATGCTGCCGCTGCTGCTCACCGCCGCGGCGCGCGGCAAACTCACCCTCGAGGACATCGTGCGACTGTGCTCCTATCGGCCCGCGCAACGATGGTCGATCGGGACCAAGGGGCAGATCGCGCCGGGCTTCGACGCCGATTTCGTACTGGTGGATCCGACTGCCGAGACCACCCTCGACGCCGCCGCGCTGCACTCCAAGCACAATGTCACGCCCTACCACGGGTGGCCGCTCACCGGATCGGTCCTGGCGACCTACCTCCGTGGACAGCTCGTCTACGAAAAAGGTGAGATCGTCGGGGAACCCACGGGCCGGCAGGTGGTTCCGGTCCGCGCACCGCGCACTGTCGCGGTCTGA